The Actinomycetota bacterium genome includes the window AGCGCCCGCCGCCCACGGCGCTGTGGTCGGGCGGGGGTCTCGGCGGGCGTCTCACCGGTCGTCGAGTCGGGGCGCGGTTGCACCGGCGCATCTTGGCACGCCCCGCCGTGGCGCTGGCCGCGACCCCCCGGTGCTGAACGACCGTCGGGGGTGGCGGCCGCCCACGCGTGCGACGGTCGCTACCGCTCCCCGCGACCGACCCGGAGGACACCATCCGCGTCCCGGCGACCTGGCCAGCGCTGATCAGCCTGGCGTGGCCTGCGGTGGCCACGGGAATGGTCCGCATCGCCATGCGCACCGTCGACCTGATCGTGGTCGGCCTGGTGGTGGGCGCGAGCGGCGTGGCAGCGGTCGGCGTGGCAGACACCGCTGCGCGGCTGGTGCTGATGGCGGCGTTGGGCCTCAGCGCCGGGACCGTCGCCACCGTGTCACAGCGCTACGGCGCCGGGGCCCACGACGCCGCCGCCGACGCGGCCACGCAGACCGCGCTGCTCGCGGTCACGTTGGGGGCCCTCGCCACGGTGGGGGGCCTGCTGGGCGCCGGACCGTTCTTCCGGCTGCTGGGTGCGGGCCCGGACGTGGCCGGTCCGGGCACCGCGTACCTACGCATCGTGCTGGCGACGGCGATCCCGCGGGTACTCGCGATCATGCTGGCGCGGGTCCTGCAGGCAGCCGGCGACACCCGCACCCCGATGGCGGTGCGTGTCACCGCCACCGTGGTCAACATCGCGCTGACCGTCACGCTGGTCGGCGGCCCCGGACCCTTCCCGGCGCTGGGGGTCGTCGGCGCCGCGGTGGGAACGGCGGTCGGCAACATCCTCGGCGGCACCGCCCTGGCGGTCGTGCTGTGCTCGGGGCGGGCCCGGGTCCGGCTGCACCGGGCCGGGCTCCGCGCCACGAACGTCGGCCGCCGTATCGTGCGGATCGGAGCGCCCCAGGTGGCAGAGCGCACGTTGTACGCGCTGGCCGAGATCCCCCTCAACGCCCTGACGCTGGCGTTCGGGACCGCCGCCAACGCCGGGTTCCACGTCGGTCGGCGGGTGCACCTGTTCGCGCGGGTGCCGGCGATCGGCGTCGGGGTCGCCGCCAGCGCCCTGGTCGGGACGAACCTCGGCCGTCGCGACGCGGTCGCCGCCCAGCGCTACGGGGACGGAGCCGTGGGTCTGGCCGCGGTCGTCGGCCTGGTCGGCGCGGCGGTCTTGATCGCCGCGGCCGGTCCGATCGCCACCGCGTTCGGCGGCGGCGGTGACCCCCAGGTCCACACGGTGATGGCGAGCTGGGTGCGGACGTACGGGGTGGCGACCGTCTTCCTCGCGGTCTACGAGGCCCTGCGGAGCACCATGCAGGCGGCCGGTGAGACCCGGCTGCCGCTGGCCGCATCGGCGGTCGGGATCGCCGCGTTCCTGCTGGGTGCCTCGGCGTTGATGGCGCTCGTCCTGGGTTGGGGTGCCGTGGGCGTGCAGGCCGGCGTGGTGCTCGATGCGGTCGTGCGGCCGGCCTTGCTGGGCCGGTGGTGGCGGTCGGGGCGGTGGCTGCGCCACGCCGAGCACGACGCGGCGGCTGCCCCGGTCACGGCCGTCACAGGTGGTCGAGATCGGTCCACGCCACCGACCACTGGCGGTCGCTGAGGTCGCCCAGCGACGGGTCGTTGTGGAACAGGCCGAGGATCTGCTCCGCCGGCTCGAGCCGGCGGGGCAGCAGGCGGAGCCCCGCCGACCGGACGAGCTCGGCGATGCGTGTCCAGGGGAGGGCGATGGTGGCCACACCGACCGCATCCGTGTCGGCCAGGGCCGCGCCGACCACCTGCCGGGCGGCTGCGGCGTGAACGGCTTGGAGGTCGAGCACATGCACGAACCGCCCCCCGAACGCCTCCCGCGTCGTGGTCGCGGCGGCGGCGAGCAGACGAGCGGTGTCGCGGACCTCGAAGAACCGGTAGTCCCCGCCGGGGCGTTCGACGTACCGCCACCGCCACCACGCAGCGTCGTGCACGACCCCGTTGGGCACGTGCTCAGCGGTGACCGCCCACAGCGCGTCGAGCTGGTCGGGCGGCTGTCCGACCTCGCGGGCTCGTCCCACGTCGGGGAGGCGGAACACCGCCCGGCGGACCAGGCCGGCCAGCGGCCGGGGTATCGCGAACCGTTCGGCCAGCCACGCGTCGTCCAGCGCCGCGACGTAGGCCCGGACCGGCGCCACCTCGACCATCCCGATCTTGCCGAGCGCACCTCGGGCCAGCCGGTTGGGCAGGCACAGGGTGACCGGGATGCCGCGTTCGGCGCACTCGGCGAACACCGCGTTCGCCGCCCGTCCCATCAGGCCCTGCCCGCGGTAGGCGGGCAACGTCGCGGCGTCAGCCGGCTTGGCGGCGGTGATGGGGCGTGCGTCGAGCCGGGCGGGGACCGGCAGGACCGCGAAGTGGCAGACCAGCTCCCCACCGTCGTCGAACACCCACGACGCCGCCCGGCCGAACGGGTTGTCCCAGAACTGCCAACGCAGCACGGCCGGGTCGGCCTTGGGGTTGTCGGGGAACACCGCGTCGAACAGGGCCGCCAGCGCATCGGTGTCTCGGGGGCCGGCCCGACGCAGCCGTGGCTCGCTCATCGAGCGTCGGGGTCGAGCGCGTCGGTCGTCCAGCGTGCGTAGTCGGGGAACGGGGCGGCCAGGTACCCCTCGGCGAACCCGCGGCCGCGGAGGCCGTGCACGCTGCGGTAGCGGTTCAGCGCCAGCATCGCGTCCAGGTCGAACGCCTGCTGCGCGGTGGCGTGAGCCGCCAGCGCCGCGCGCTTCCGCTCGATCGTCTCTGACACGTCCACCAGCCGGTTGATCGGTGCGGGAGTCCACACCTCGCCGCCCCAGACGTCGACCGCGTCCGGCGGGATGGTGCGCACGAGGGCGGCACTGCACGCGCGGTGATCGGGATGGGCGTCGCCGAACCAGGGGACCAGGACCAGGTCCGGGGCGAACGCATCCAGCTGGTCCTGCAGGGCATCGGTCAACGCCCCGACCTCGGCGGTGAGGTCTCCGTCGGGCAGGCCGACGAACAGCGGGTCGCCGACGCCGAGGGTCGCGCACGCCCGTCGGGTGTCATCACGGCGGCGCCGGGCCAGCTCGTCGGGGGCCAGCGACACCCGCGACGCCGTGCCGTCGGTGGCCACGACGATCCGCACGTCGGCCCCCCGGTCCGCCAGCGCCGTCACCGTCCCACCGCACAGCAGCGTCTCGTCGTCGGGATGGGGCGCCACCACCAGGACCCGGTCGAAGCGCGGCAGCCCGATCACAGGTCCCTCACCCAGCCGCGACCGCAACCGGAGCACCCGGTCGAGGACGGCGTCAGGCACGCGCGGCGCGAGCCGTCCCGTCAGCCGCCGCAGACCCACCCTCACGGCGGCCAACTCTAGGCAGGCCACCCGCAACGTCGTGGGAGTGGGGGAGTGGTCGAGGACCGACCTGCCGACCTCGAACTAGGTGGGGGTCGACACCGCTGTCACGGCCGGTGGCCATCGCTCGCTGCCGCCCTGATCTCGTCGTCCCACCCCGGGAGCAGCACCTGCAAGGCGTGGACAGCGACGCCCCGCTCGAGCAGCCGGCGCACCACGTCGCGGCGCCGGTCCACGACCGGCACCAACCCGCGGTCGTCGGGCGTCGGTCCGTCGCCTGGGGAGCGCCACCCCGTGCCTGCGGGCTGTGTGCCCGCGACCTCCGTCTGTGCCACGGCATCCTCCGATGGCCGGTCGGGGACCACGTTCTCCCCCCGCAGTGTTCGGTTACGCTGCGTGACGGCTTTAGGGCGAGGCCACGTCGACACCGTCGGTCCGGTACGGGTTCGCGGTCAACGGATCAGGCGGGTTCTCCGGCGAGCGCACGGCCAGCAGCGGCCTGCGGACGCTCGGACAGCCGTTGCGGGGGTGGTGCGCCGCGCGTAATATCATAACCAGGAAGTTGGGAAACTCTGAGGTCGGGCCTCAGAGGTTGAGAGCCTCAGAGATCGGAACCACACGGTGGAGGGCGTGACGACGAACGCGCAGGGTGCGGGGACGCGGCCCCTATCGCGCTCGCTCGCCATGCTGCTCGGCGAGACGCGGGCGACCATCGTACGCACGTTGAAGCGAGAGGGTGAGCGCAGCGCCCCGGAACTGGCGGAGGCGCTCGGCATCTCCGACGTCGCGGTTCGGAAGCATCTCGCGGTGTTGCAGAGCGAAGGGATGATCACCGAGCGGACGATCCGCCAGGGACGCGGCCGCCCCGTGGCCCGGTACCGGCTCACCGAACGGGGGGAGGACCTCTTCCCGCACCGGTACGCCGAGATGGTCGAGGACCTGCTGGCCTTCATCGCGGACCAGCAGGGCCGTGCCGGGTTGCAGGCGTTCCTGCGCTGGCGGCAAGATCGTCAGACCGAGGCCTACGCCCGCGCGGTCGACGCGGACGACCTGGCAGGACGGCTCGATCAGCTGGTCGACGCGCTGAACGAAGCCGGCTACGAGGCCAGCGTCACGACCGACGGAGACGGGTTCGAGCTGACCCAGAGCCACTGCGCCATCTTCGACGTCGCCAAGGACAACCCGGAGATGTGCGCCCACGAGGCCGCGGCGTTCCGGCGCGTCCTGGGCGATGTGCGGATCTCGCGCCGCGAGACGCTGGCGAGCGGCGCCAACGCCTGCGTGTGCACCATCACCGCCAACTGCGGCTGCTGAGACGACAGCTGCATCCCGCAACCGACCTGAACAACCGAACAGACCTGAAGACGACCGAGGAGGAACACCGTGGCGAAGACCGCCGCAGAGATCGGGCTGACCGTGCCCCGCACACAGCAGCAGCAGGTCGCCGACGAGCTCAGCCGTTACAAGTTCGGCTGGCACGATCCAGACAACTACGTCTTCGAGCCCAAGCGCGGGCTGTCTGCCGAGGTCGTCGAGGAGATCTCGTTCCTGAAAGACGAGCCCAAGTGGATGCGCGACCTGCG containing:
- a CDS encoding PIG-L family deacetylase produces the protein MRVGLRRLTGRLAPRVPDAVLDRVLRLRSRLGEGPVIGLPRFDRVLVVAPHPDDETLLCGGTVTALADRGADVRIVVATDGTASRVSLAPDELARRRRDDTRRACATLGVGDPLFVGLPDGDLTAEVGALTDALQDQLDAFAPDLVLVPWFGDAHPDHRACSAALVRTIPPDAVDVWGGEVWTPAPINRLVDVSETIERKRAALAAHATAQQAFDLDAMLALNRYRSVHGLRGRGFAEGYLAAPFPDYARWTTDALDPDAR
- a CDS encoding MATE family efflux transporter yields the protein MRRSLPLPATDPEDTIRVPATWPALISLAWPAVATGMVRIAMRTVDLIVVGLVVGASGVAAVGVADTAARLVLMAALGLSAGTVATVSQRYGAGAHDAAADAATQTALLAVTLGALATVGGLLGAGPFFRLLGAGPDVAGPGTAYLRIVLATAIPRVLAIMLARVLQAAGDTRTPMAVRVTATVVNIALTVTLVGGPGPFPALGVVGAAVGTAVGNILGGTALAVVLCSGRARVRLHRAGLRATNVGRRIVRIGAPQVAERTLYALAEIPLNALTLAFGTAANAGFHVGRRVHLFARVPAIGVGVAASALVGTNLGRRDAVAAQRYGDGAVGLAAVVGLVGAAVLIAAAGPIATAFGGGGDPQVHTVMASWVRTYGVATVFLAVYEALRSTMQAAGETRLPLAASAVGIAAFLLGASALMALVLGWGAVGVQAGVVLDAVVRPALLGRWWRSGRWLRHAEHDAAAAPVTAVTGGRDRSTPPTTGGR
- a CDS encoding transcriptional regulator, which gives rise to MTTNAQGAGTRPLSRSLAMLLGETRATIVRTLKREGERSAPELAEALGISDVAVRKHLAVLQSEGMITERTIRQGRGRPVARYRLTERGEDLFPHRYAEMVEDLLAFIADQQGRAGLQAFLRWRQDRQTEAYARAVDADDLAGRLDQLVDALNEAGYEASVTTDGDGFELTQSHCAIFDVAKDNPEMCAHEAAAFRRVLGDVRISRRETLASGANACVCTITANCGC
- a CDS encoding GNAT family N-acetyltransferase → MSEPRLRRAGPRDTDALAALFDAVFPDNPKADPAVLRWQFWDNPFGRAASWVFDDGGELVCHFAVLPVPARLDARPITAAKPADAATLPAYRGQGLMGRAANAVFAECAERGIPVTLCLPNRLARGALGKIGMVEVAPVRAYVAALDDAWLAERFAIPRPLAGLVRRAVFRLPDVGRAREVGQPPDQLDALWAVTAEHVPNGVVHDAAWWRWRYVERPGGDYRFFEVRDTARLLAAAATTTREAFGGRFVHVLDLQAVHAAAARQVVGAALADTDAVGVATIALPWTRIAELVRSAGLRLLPRRLEPAEQILGLFHNDPSLGDLSDRQWSVAWTDLDHL